One region of Sulfuricurvum sp. IAE1 genomic DNA includes:
- the rpsF gene encoding 30S ribosomal protein S6, translating into MRHYENLVIVKPTLTEEEIKSTIAQVEEILTVNGAEIIARDAMGMKKLAYPIEKNARGYFYVMYYKAAPSAISEIERRFRINEEILRFVTMKYDSKREVKAWNDMVEKTKKPAVAEKKEEAAS; encoded by the coding sequence ATGAGACATTACGAAAACCTAGTAATCGTCAAACCTACTCTTACTGAAGAAGAGATCAAAAGCACTATCGCTCAGGTCGAAGAGATCCTCACTGTAAACGGTGCGGAAATCATTGCACGCGACGCGATGGGAATGAAAAAACTGGCTTACCCGATCGAGAAAAACGCTCGCGGTTATTTCTACGTGATGTATTACAAAGCAGCACCTTCTGCAATTAGTGAAATCGAACGTCGCTTCCGTATCAACGAGGAGATTTTGCGTTTCGTAACCATGAAATACGATAGCAAACGCGAAGTAAAAGCATGGAACGATATGGTTGAAAAAACCAAAAAGCCTGCCGTAGCTGAGAAAAAAGAAGAAGCCGCTTCTTAA